A single window of Neisseria chenwenguii DNA harbors:
- a CDS encoding protein MIGRI encodes MIGRILRIFFLFALIALIVRRLFSRKQKRALREIVRISAWVLLGAAAATLVWYGVMLYFKHIPQGY; translated from the coding sequence ATGATAGGCCGCATCCTCCGCATCTTCTTTCTCTTCGCCCTGATTGCGCTGATTGTCCGCCGCCTGTTCAGCCGCAAGCAGAAACGCGCCCTGCGCGAAATCGTGCGAATCAGCGCGTGGGTACTGCTCGGCGCGGCGGCGGCAACGCTGGTCTGGTACGGCGTGATGCTGTATTTCAAGCATATTCCGCAGGGGTATTGA
- a CDS encoding ATP-dependent nuclease yields the protein MWRDCSAILFFFGEIKHQELDFSQGAQELFVEIEFTELDEQDKKTFEKYLTQQETVRVRKTAYISGSFEYKGWIQICSEDYLKEENAGSYTRRETANSLPFHPYLPEVRLTKQHIIDAQQKYIKENFSNLSFSYELETTNFMGLKSVAKGIFGDVYFLPAIKNAADDFTSKDTSIFGKLLSEVVEAMSLHNSDWQGTKQQLTNLFSKFSKYINGIENTARPEQLADLEKELSQELSSWNAYFDIELNAPDIDAILKSSASVWINDGTRTDIARKGHGLQRAVTIALIQLIAKRQLQALSNTETTNRAASKSRYFIFEEPELYLHPQAQRALFDSFVNLSETGNQVMLCTHSSNLINIDKYKSIYIVKKENEQTGSKITQCEEDLFDGSQKNEWNLSYWINPDRGELFFAEKVILVEGQTDKVIIPALADKLSIFKYSYTIIDCGSKQNIPLYIRLLNKFSIPYVAVYDIKIIRKIKH from the coding sequence ATGTGGCGGGATTGTTCGGCTATTCTATTCTTTTTTGGGGAAATTAAGCACCAAGAATTAGATTTTTCACAAGGTGCACAAGAACTTTTTGTAGAAATAGAATTTACTGAACTTGATGAACAAGATAAAAAAACATTTGAGAAATATTTAACTCAGCAAGAAACAGTTAGAGTTAGAAAAACCGCTTATATCAGTGGTAGTTTTGAATATAAGGGCTGGATACAGATTTGCTCGGAAGACTATTTAAAAGAAGAAAATGCAGGAAGCTATACGAGACGAGAAACAGCAAACAGTTTACCTTTCCATCCGTATCTACCAGAGGTTAGATTAACAAAACAGCATATTATTGATGCCCAACAGAAATATATTAAAGAAAATTTTTCTAATCTCTCATTTAGTTATGAGTTGGAAACAACTAATTTTATGGGACTTAAATCTGTTGCTAAAGGAATTTTTGGGGATGTTTACTTCTTACCGGCGATTAAGAATGCTGCTGATGATTTCACTTCAAAAGATACTAGTATTTTTGGAAAGTTACTTAGTGAAGTTGTAGAAGCGATGTCGCTACACAATTCAGATTGGCAGGGAACAAAGCAGCAATTAACAAATTTATTTTCTAAATTCAGTAAATATATTAATGGTATAGAAAATACAGCCCGACCCGAGCAATTAGCTGACTTGGAAAAGGAACTTTCACAAGAACTGTCATCTTGGAATGCATATTTTGATATTGAATTGAATGCTCCTGATATTGATGCAATTTTAAAATCAAGTGCTTCTGTATGGATTAACGACGGAACACGAACTGATATTGCGCGTAAAGGGCATGGTTTACAACGAGCTGTAACTATTGCGCTTATTCAGTTAATTGCAAAACGCCAATTACAGGCGTTAAGTAATACTGAAACTACTAACAGGGCAGCATCTAAATCACGCTATTTTATTTTTGAAGAACCTGAATTGTATTTACATCCACAAGCTCAAAGGGCTTTATTTGATAGTTTTGTAAATTTATCTGAAACTGGTAATCAGGTTATGTTGTGTACGCATTCAAGCAATCTTATTAATATCGATAAATATAAATCTATTTATATCGTCAAAAAAGAAAATGAACAAACTGGTAGTAAGATAACTCAATGCGAAGAAGATTTATTTGACGGAAGCCAAAAAAATGAATGGAATTTATCTTACTGGATTAATCCTGATAGGGGAGAATTATTTTTTGCTGAAAAAGTAATTTTAGTAGAAGGACAGACTGATAAGGTTATTATTCCTGCTTTGGCAGATAAATTAAGCATTTTTAAATATAGCTATACTATTATTGACTGTGGTTCAAAGCAGAATATTCCTCTGTATATCAGATTATTAAATAAATTTAGTATTCCATACGTTGCTGTATATGATATAAAGATCATCAGGAAAATAAAACATTGA
- the metX gene encoding homoserine O-succinyltransferase MetX produces the protein MTANAASGLVTPQKIPFETPLVLENGQTLPRFDLMVETYGTLNADKSNGVLICHALSGNHHVAGRYSADDKYPGWWDSMVGEGKPIDTERFFVVGLNNLGGCHGSTGPLSENPANGRDYGADFPMVTVKDWVKSQALLADYFGISQWAAVVGGSLGGMQALQWTIDFPARVRHALVIASAPKLSTQNIAFNDVARQAILTDPDFCGGHYAREGKIPKRGLRIARMMGHITYLAEDGLGKKFGRDLHPDGLQYGYGVEFQVESYLRYQGDKFSERFDANTYLLMTKALDYFDPAAAFGGNLTRALQHVEAGFFVASFSTDWRFAPDRSHELVKALVAAQKSVQYIEVKSLHGHDAFLMEDEAYMRAVAAYMDNIAKEDEA, from the coding sequence ATGACTGCAAACGCTGCATCAGGCTTGGTTACGCCTCAGAAAATCCCGTTTGAAACCCCGCTGGTTTTGGAAAACGGCCAGACGCTGCCGCGTTTTGATTTGATGGTGGAAACCTACGGCACGCTCAATGCCGACAAAAGCAATGGCGTCTTAATCTGCCACGCGCTCTCGGGCAATCATCATGTGGCCGGACGGTATTCGGCAGACGACAAATATCCCGGCTGGTGGGACAGCATGGTCGGCGAAGGCAAACCGATTGATACCGAACGCTTTTTTGTCGTCGGGCTGAACAATCTCGGAGGCTGCCACGGCAGTACCGGCCCTTTGTCGGAAAACCCCGCCAACGGCCGCGATTACGGCGCCGATTTTCCGATGGTGACGGTTAAAGACTGGGTAAAATCGCAGGCGCTGTTGGCCGATTATTTCGGCATCTCGCAATGGGCGGCGGTGGTCGGCGGCAGCTTGGGCGGCATGCAGGCGCTGCAATGGACGATAGACTTCCCCGCACGCGTGCGCCACGCCTTGGTCATCGCTTCCGCGCCGAAGCTGTCCACCCAAAACATCGCGTTCAACGACGTTGCGCGGCAGGCCATTCTGACCGACCCCGATTTCTGCGGCGGCCATTACGCCCGCGAAGGCAAAATCCCCAAACGCGGCCTGCGCATCGCCCGCATGATGGGGCACATCACCTATCTCGCCGAAGACGGCTTGGGCAAAAAATTCGGCCGCGACCTGCATCCGGACGGCCTTCAATACGGCTACGGCGTCGAGTTTCAAGTCGAATCCTATCTGCGCTATCAGGGCGACAAATTTTCCGAACGCTTCGATGCCAACACCTACCTTCTCATGACCAAAGCGCTGGACTATTTCGACCCCGCCGCCGCATTCGGCGGCAACCTTACCCGTGCCCTGCAACACGTCGAGGCCGGATTCTTCGTCGCCAGCTTCAGCACCGACTGGCGCTTCGCTCCCGATCGTTCGCACGAATTGGTCAAAGCGCTCGTTGCCGCGCAAAAATCCGTTCAATACATCGAAGTCAAATCGCTGCACGGCCACGACGCATTTTTAATGGAAGACGAAGCCTATATGCGCGCCGTCGCAGCCTATATGGACAACATAGCGAAGGAGGACGAAGCATGA
- the cas1c gene encoding type I-C CRISPR-associated endonuclease Cas1c, with protein MRKLQNTLYITTQGSYLHKERETLVVEQERRKVAQLPVHSIGHIFCFGNVLVSPFLMGFCGENGVNLAFFTENGRFLGRLQGRQGGNVLLRRAQYRVSEGNPVPVARNMIAAKIQASKRVLQRHIRNHGENAEVQAAAVALNFGLQQLKRAEGLDVIRGIEGDAAARYFGVFGHLIAERSGFVFDGRNRRPPRDGVNTLLSFLYSIVGKEIGGALQGVGLDPQVGFLHADRPGRDSLAQDMLEEFRAWWVDRLVLSLINRGQVKPQDFVAEAGGAVNMKPETRKLLFQALQARKQEKIVHPFLQEEVQVGLLPHVQAMLLARHLRGDLAEYPPFLMR; from the coding sequence ATGCGCAAACTTCAAAACACCCTCTACATCACCACCCAAGGCAGTTATCTGCATAAGGAGCGGGAGACGCTGGTGGTGGAGCAGGAGCGCAGGAAAGTGGCGCAGTTGCCGGTGCATTCCATCGGGCATATTTTCTGTTTCGGCAATGTGTTGGTGTCGCCGTTTTTGATGGGGTTTTGCGGGGAAAACGGGGTGAATCTGGCGTTTTTTACGGAAAACGGTCGGTTTTTGGGGCGTTTGCAAGGGCGGCAGGGCGGGAATGTGTTGCTGCGGCGGGCGCAGTACCGTGTGTCGGAGGGCAATCCTGTGCCGGTGGCGCGCAATATGATTGCGGCGAAGATTCAGGCGAGCAAGCGGGTGTTGCAGCGGCATATCCGCAATCACGGGGAGAATGCGGAGGTTCAGGCGGCGGCGGTTGCGCTGAATTTCGGTTTGCAGCAGTTGAAGCGGGCGGAGGGGCTGGATGTGATCCGCGGGATTGAGGGGGATGCGGCGGCGCGTTATTTCGGGGTGTTCGGGCATTTGATTGCGGAGCGGAGCGGTTTTGTGTTTGACGGGCGCAACCGCCGTCCGCCGCGCGACGGGGTGAATACGCTGCTGTCGTTTCTTTACAGTATTGTGGGTAAGGAAATCGGCGGTGCGCTGCAGGGGGTGGGGCTGGATCCGCAGGTGGGTTTTCTGCACGCAGACAGGCCGGGGCGCGACAGTTTGGCGCAGGATATGTTGGAGGAATTCCGCGCATGGTGGGTGGACAGGCTGGTGCTTTCGCTGATTAACCGCGGGCAGGTGAAGCCGCAGGATTTTGTGGCGGAGGCGGGCGGCGCGGTGAATATGAAGCCGGAGACGCGCAAGCTGCTGTTTCAGGCGTTGCAGGCGAGAAAGCAGGAGAAAATCGTGCATCCGTTTTTGCAGGAGGAGGTGCAGGTGGGGCTGCTGCCGCATGTGCAGGCGATGCTGCTGGCGCGGCATCTGCGCGGGGATTTGGCGGAATATCCGCCGTTTTTGATGCGTTGA
- the cas2 gene encoding CRISPR-associated endonuclease Cas2, whose protein sequence is MLMLITYDISLDDREGATRLRRVAKICQDYGVRVQYSVFECDIAPDQWVVLKRKLLDAYEPKTDSLRFYHLGSKWRRKVEHHGAKPAVDIFGDTLIV, encoded by the coding sequence GTGCTGATGTTGATTACTTACGATATTTCGCTGGACGACCGCGAGGGCGCCACCCGCCTGCGCCGTGTGGCGAAAATCTGCCAAGATTATGGCGTGCGCGTGCAGTATTCGGTGTTTGAATGCGACATCGCGCCCGACCAATGGGTTGTTTTGAAAAGGAAATTACTCGATGCTTACGAGCCAAAAACCGACAGCCTGCGCTTTTATCACTTGGGCAGCAAATGGCGGCGCAAGGTGGAACACCACGGCGCAAAACCGGCGGTGGATATTTTCGGCGATACGCTGATTGTCTAG
- a CDS encoding methionine ABC transporter permease, with protein sequence MADLTFAQAATTISAMKGEIVQALWETFVMVGLSTAFAVVFGTLLGIGLFVTASRQLHYNKPLNLLLDNLVNLMRAFPFVILMIAMIPVTRALIGSTIGPIAASLVLSVSGLFYFARLVEQNLREVPRGIIEAAISMGATPATVIFKVLLNEARAGMVSSMTVLAIGLLSYSAAAGMIGGGGLGDLAIRYGYYRYQTEVIIFIIAVLVLLVIIMQTTGNLIARRLDKR encoded by the coding sequence ATGGCTGATTTGACTTTCGCCCAAGCCGCCACTACCATCAGTGCCATGAAAGGCGAGATTGTTCAGGCGCTTTGGGAAACTTTTGTGATGGTCGGCCTTTCCACGGCGTTTGCGGTAGTGTTCGGCACGCTTTTAGGCATCGGTCTGTTTGTGACCGCCAGCCGTCAACTTCATTACAACAAACCGCTGAACCTGCTGCTTGACAATCTGGTCAACCTGATGCGGGCGTTTCCGTTTGTGATTTTGATGATTGCCATGATTCCGGTCACGCGCGCACTGATCGGCAGCACCATCGGCCCGATTGCCGCCTCGCTGGTGCTGAGCGTTTCCGGTCTGTTTTATTTCGCCCGTCTGGTCGAACAGAATCTGCGCGAAGTGCCGCGCGGCATTATCGAAGCCGCTATCAGCATGGGCGCGACGCCGGCTACCGTGATTTTCAAAGTATTGCTCAACGAAGCGCGCGCCGGCATGGTTTCCAGCATGACCGTTTTGGCAATCGGCCTGCTTTCATACAGCGCTGCGGCGGGTATGATTGGCGGCGGCGGTTTGGGCGATTTGGCCATCCGCTACGGCTATTACCGCTATCAGACCGAAGTCATCATTTTCATCATTGCCGTTTTGGTTTTGCTGGTTATCATTATGCAGACCACCGGCAACCTGATTGCGCGCCGTCTCGATAAGCGTTAA
- the ilvA gene encoding threonine ammonia-lyase, biosynthetic gives MNFRPSYSDYLIRILTASVYDVAVETPLESARGLSGRLKNNILLKREDLQPVFSFKIRGAYNKMAKLPKEALACGVIAASAGNHAQGVALSAQRLGCRAVIVMPKTTPQIKIDAVKNRGAEVVLEGMSYNDAYDHAVGLVKRDGLTYIAPFDDPDVIAGQGTVGMEIVRQHPDKIDAVFVQIGGGGLAAGVAAFIKQVRPDIKIIGVQTHDSCCMKQSVEQGSIVHLKDVGLFSDGTAVKVVGEETFRLCKDLLDDIITVDTDAVCSAIKDIFDDTRSIMEPAGALALAGLKTYIARTGAENKTFVAVTSGANMNFHRLRHVSERSELGEGNEGIFAVTIPEQPGSFRKFINLIGNRSITEFNYRYGDDKNAHIFVGMQTAGSRDRAVIVEQLNNAGLPNQDLTDDEISKIHIRYMVGGRTEKVVHERLVSFEFPERPGALALFLNQMQGDWNITLFHYRNHGADYGRVLVGIDVPPHDEAAFAAFLENLGYLYQDETHNEAYQLFLA, from the coding sequence ATGAACTTCCGCCCCTCTTATTCTGATTACCTTATCCGCATTCTGACCGCTTCTGTTTACGATGTTGCCGTGGAAACGCCGTTGGAAAGCGCGCGCGGGCTGTCAGGCCGTCTGAAAAACAACATCCTGCTCAAACGCGAGGATTTGCAGCCGGTATTTTCCTTCAAAATCCGCGGTGCGTACAACAAAATGGCGAAACTGCCGAAAGAGGCGCTGGCCTGCGGTGTGATTGCCGCCAGCGCAGGCAACCATGCACAGGGCGTGGCTTTGTCGGCGCAGCGTTTGGGCTGCCGCGCGGTGATTGTGATGCCGAAAACCACGCCGCAAATCAAAATCGACGCGGTGAAAAACCGCGGTGCGGAGGTGGTGTTGGAAGGAATGTCGTACAACGATGCTTATGATCACGCGGTCGGACTGGTCAAGCGCGACGGCCTGACCTACATCGCGCCGTTTGACGACCCCGACGTAATCGCAGGGCAGGGCACGGTCGGCATGGAAATTGTGCGCCAGCATCCGGATAAAATAGATGCCGTGTTCGTCCAAATCGGTGGTGGCGGCCTGGCGGCGGGCGTGGCGGCGTTTATCAAACAGGTTCGCCCCGACATCAAAATCATCGGCGTGCAAACCCACGATTCCTGCTGCATGAAACAGTCGGTCGAGCAGGGCAGCATCGTGCATCTGAAAGACGTCGGCCTGTTTTCAGACGGCACGGCGGTGAAAGTTGTCGGCGAAGAGACGTTCCGCCTGTGTAAAGACCTGCTCGACGACATCATTACCGTCGATACCGATGCCGTCTGCAGCGCAATCAAAGACATTTTCGACGACACCCGCAGCATCATGGAGCCCGCAGGCGCGCTCGCACTGGCCGGCCTGAAAACCTATATCGCCCGCACCGGCGCGGAAAACAAAACCTTCGTCGCCGTCACCAGCGGCGCCAACATGAATTTCCACCGCCTGCGCCACGTTTCCGAGCGCAGCGAATTGGGCGAGGGTAACGAGGGCATTTTCGCCGTAACCATTCCCGAGCAGCCCGGCAGTTTCCGCAAATTCATCAACCTCATCGGCAACCGCAGCATTACCGAGTTCAACTACCGCTACGGCGACGATAAAAACGCGCACATTTTCGTCGGCATGCAGACCGCCGGCTCGCGCGACCGCGCCGTCATCGTCGAACAGCTCAACAACGCCGGCCTGCCCAACCAAGATCTGACCGACGACGAAATTTCCAAAATCCACATCCGCTACATGGTCGGCGGGCGTACCGAAAAAGTCGTCCACGAGCGCCTCGTCAGCTTTGAATTTCCCGAACGCCCGGGCGCGCTGGCGCTGTTTCTCAACCAAATGCAGGGCGACTGGAACATCACGCTGTTCCACTACCGCAACCACGGCGCCGACTACGGTCGGGTTCTGGTCGGCATCGATGTCCCCCCGCATGACGAAGCCGCATTTGCCGCGTTTTTGGAAAATCTCGGCTATCTTTATCAGGATGAAACGCACAACGAAGCGTATCAGTTGTTTTTGGCGTAA
- a CDS encoding D-alanyl-D-alanine carboxypeptidase family protein, whose amino-acid sequence MKKPLISLSLTALLATQAAASPQPAAKPASAPKAAEASAPAPQAASVAGNTINSSITPPEITAAAYIAKDVYSNQTLAAHNADTQIEPASLTKMMTAYLAFKALEAGTLKPDQMLTVSEAGRTVEGSRMFLNPKVPASVSDLIKGMVVQSGNDAAITLAEAMGDGSVDNFVKKMNEEARRLGMEKTRFKNPTGLTAEGHLSTVNDLAILAAALINDYSKYYPVFSIKSFKYNNIEQPNRNLLLYRDSSVDGLKTGHTESAGYNLAASSKRNGRRIVTVIVGTESTEARATESSKLLNWALQAFDTPKLYSADEAISRVKVYKGSADAVNVGFLDNTYITIPHDTGSSIKPVLETMQPVLAPIEKGQVLGKLKIMKGNEMIAEKDVVALDTVGEANWFKRTLDSIVLWFKNLMG is encoded by the coding sequence ATGAAAAAACCCCTAATCAGCCTCAGCCTGACCGCCCTCCTCGCCACCCAAGCCGCTGCCTCGCCCCAACCCGCAGCCAAGCCCGCTTCCGCGCCCAAAGCCGCAGAAGCCTCCGCGCCCGCACCGCAAGCCGCCTCCGTCGCCGGCAACACCATCAACAGCAGCATCACCCCGCCGGAAATCACCGCCGCCGCCTACATCGCCAAAGACGTTTACAGCAACCAAACGCTGGCCGCCCACAATGCCGACACCCAAATCGAACCCGCCTCGCTTACCAAAATGATGACCGCCTACCTCGCCTTCAAAGCGCTGGAAGCCGGCACCCTCAAACCCGACCAAATGCTGACCGTCTCCGAAGCCGGCCGCACCGTCGAAGGCTCGCGGATGTTCCTCAACCCCAAAGTTCCCGCCAGCGTCAGCGACCTGATTAAAGGCATGGTCGTCCAATCCGGCAACGACGCCGCCATCACCCTCGCCGAAGCCATGGGCGACGGCTCCGTCGACAACTTCGTCAAAAAAATGAACGAAGAAGCCCGCCGCCTCGGCATGGAAAAAACCCGGTTTAAAAACCCCACCGGCCTCACCGCCGAAGGGCACCTCTCCACCGTCAACGACCTCGCCATCCTGGCCGCCGCGCTGATCAACGACTACTCGAAATACTACCCCGTATTCTCGATTAAATCGTTTAAATACAACAACATCGAACAACCCAACCGCAACCTCCTGCTCTACCGCGACTCCAGCGTCGACGGCCTCAAAACCGGCCACACCGAAAGCGCCGGCTACAACCTCGCCGCCTCCAGCAAACGCAACGGCCGCCGCATCGTCACCGTCATCGTCGGCACCGAATCCACAGAAGCGCGCGCCACCGAAAGCAGCAAACTGCTCAACTGGGCGCTGCAAGCCTTCGACACCCCCAAGCTATACAGCGCCGACGAAGCCATCTCGCGCGTCAAAGTTTATAAAGGCAGCGCAGACGCTGTAAACGTCGGTTTCCTCGACAACACCTACATCACCATCCCGCACGACACCGGCAGCAGCATCAAACCTGTATTGGAAACCATGCAGCCCGTGCTCGCGCCGATCGAAAAAGGTCAGGTTTTGGGCAAACTCAAAATCATGAAAGGCAATGAAATGATTGCCGAAAAAGACGTCGTCGCCCTCGACACCGTCGGCGAAGCCAACTGGTTCAAGCGTACTTTAGACAGCATTGTGCTGTGGTTTAAAAACCTGATGGGCTGA
- the metW gene encoding methionine biosynthesis protein MetW, producing the protein MNLRDDLQLIYDWIPEGSRVLDLGCGDGELLAALVAHKKCSGYGIEIDTDSVIAAMSRGVNVIQADLERGLEAFGDHSFDVIVLSQTIQAMQNTELILKGLMRVATQAIVSFPNFGYWRNRLQIGFGGHMPVSERMPYHWYNTPNIHWCTLKDFDLLCAKNKIRIHERAVMAGSKQVKYLPNLLGSLAFYRVG; encoded by the coding sequence ATGAACCTGCGCGACGATTTGCAGTTGATTTACGACTGGATACCCGAAGGCAGCCGCGTTTTAGACTTGGGCTGCGGCGACGGCGAACTGCTCGCCGCCTTAGTGGCGCACAAAAAATGCAGCGGTTACGGCATCGAAATCGACACCGACAGCGTCATCGCCGCCATGAGCCGCGGCGTCAACGTCATCCAAGCCGATTTGGAACGCGGTCTCGAAGCCTTCGGCGATCACAGCTTCGACGTCATCGTCTTAAGCCAAACCATCCAAGCCATGCAGAATACCGAGCTGATTTTAAAAGGACTGATGCGCGTCGCCACCCAGGCCATCGTCAGCTTCCCCAACTTCGGCTACTGGCGAAACCGTCTGCAAATCGGTTTCGGCGGCCACATGCCCGTTTCCGAGCGCATGCCCTACCATTGGTACAACACCCCCAACATCCATTGGTGTACCCTGAAAGATTTCGATCTGCTCTGCGCCAAAAACAAAATCCGCATCCACGAACGTGCCGTCATGGCCGGCAGCAAACAGGTGAAATACCTGCCCAACCTGCTCGGAAGTCTGGCGTTTTACCGTGTGGGGTAG
- a CDS encoding MetQ/NlpA family ABC transporter substrate-binding protein, which produces MQTLLKTFSAAALALALAACGQQENAAPAASGADKAAADKKEIVFGTTVGDFGDMVKEQIQPALEKKGYKVKLVEFTDYVRPNLALAEGELDINIFQHKPYLDDFKKEHKLDITEAFQVPTAPLGLYPGKQKALADVKDGASVSAPNDPSNFARALVMLNELGWVKLKDGINPLTASKNDIAENVKKINIVELEAAQLPRSRADVDFAVVNGNYAMSSGMKLTETLFQEPSFAYVNWAAVKTADKDSKWLKDVEEAYNSEEFKAYAKKRFAGYKYPAAWGESAAAGAKAGAASSAAASAASAAK; this is translated from the coding sequence ATGCAGACTTTATTGAAAACCTTCTCAGCTGCCGCGCTGGCCTTAGCGCTGGCTGCCTGCGGCCAGCAAGAAAACGCTGCACCGGCCGCTTCGGGCGCGGATAAAGCCGCCGCCGATAAAAAAGAAATCGTCTTCGGCACCACCGTCGGCGATTTCGGCGACATGGTCAAAGAACAGATCCAGCCCGCTTTGGAGAAAAAAGGCTACAAAGTGAAACTGGTTGAGTTTACCGATTACGTCCGCCCCAATCTGGCACTGGCCGAGGGTGAGTTGGACATCAATATCTTCCAACACAAACCGTATCTCGATGATTTCAAAAAAGAACACAAATTAGACATTACCGAAGCCTTCCAAGTGCCGACCGCTCCGCTGGGTCTGTATCCGGGCAAACAGAAAGCGTTGGCCGACGTTAAAGACGGCGCCAGCGTTTCCGCGCCCAACGACCCGTCAAATTTCGCCCGCGCCTTGGTGATGCTCAACGAATTGGGCTGGGTTAAACTGAAAGACGGCATCAACCCGCTGACCGCGTCTAAAAACGACATCGCCGAAAACGTGAAGAAAATCAACATCGTCGAACTCGAAGCAGCCCAACTGCCACGCAGCCGCGCCGACGTTGACTTCGCCGTCGTCAACGGCAACTACGCCATGAGCAGCGGCATGAAACTGACCGAAACCCTGTTCCAAGAGCCGAGCTTCGCCTACGTCAACTGGGCGGCTGTCAAAACAGCCGATAAAGACAGCAAATGGCTGAAAGACGTGGAAGAAGCCTACAATTCGGAAGAATTCAAAGCCTACGCCAAAAAACGCTTCGCCGGTTACAAATACCCGGCCGCATGGGGTGAAAGCGCCGCCGCAGGCGCAAAAGCCGGAGCCGCTTCAAGCGCAGCGGCATCCGCAGCTTCCGCTGCGAAGTAA
- a CDS encoding methionine ABC transporter ATP-binding protein, whose protein sequence is MITLDNVSKRYQTREKSWFTAVEPLSLEIKAGEIFGLMGYSGAGKSTLLRLINLLEEPDTGKVTVDGEELTALSASALRKARQNIGMVFQQFNLLSNRTVADNVAFPLEIAGWPSEKIRARVVECLEIVGLQERAQHYPSQLSGGQKQRVGIARALASNPKVILADEPTSALDPATTRSVLECLEDINKRFNVTIVIVTHEMSVLRRLCDRAALLHHGKLVEVVDVCGNQIRAQSEIGRELTRED, encoded by the coding sequence ATGATTACTTTGGATAATGTTTCCAAACGCTATCAAACCCGTGAAAAATCGTGGTTTACCGCCGTCGAGCCTTTGAGCCTCGAGATTAAGGCGGGCGAAATTTTCGGGCTGATGGGTTATTCCGGCGCGGGAAAATCCACGCTGCTGCGCCTGATCAACCTGCTCGAAGAGCCGGATACCGGTAAGGTAACGGTGGACGGCGAAGAGCTGACGGCGCTTTCGGCTTCCGCGCTGCGCAAGGCGCGGCAGAATATCGGGATGGTGTTCCAGCAGTTTAATCTGTTGAGTAACCGCACCGTGGCCGACAATGTGGCGTTTCCGCTGGAAATTGCGGGTTGGCCGTCTGAAAAAATCCGTGCGCGCGTGGTTGAATGTTTGGAAATCGTCGGTTTGCAGGAGCGTGCTCAGCATTATCCGTCGCAGCTTTCGGGCGGGCAGAAACAGCGCGTCGGTATCGCCCGTGCGTTGGCGTCGAATCCTAAAGTGATTCTGGCCGACGAGCCGACGTCTGCACTCGACCCGGCGACAACGCGCAGCGTGTTGGAATGTTTGGAAGATATTAACAAACGCTTTAATGTCACTATCGTCATCGTTACCCACGAGATGAGCGTGTTGCGCCGCCTGTGCGACCGCGCTGCGCTGCTGCACCACGGCAAGCTGGTGGAAGTGGTGGATGTTTGCGGCAACCAAATCCGCGCGCAATCCGAAATCGGGCGCGAACTGACTCGGGAGGACTGA
- the cas4 gene encoding CRISPR-associated protein Cas4, which yields MENISLSALQHYAFCPRQCALIHNEQAWAENFLTAQGRALHERVDSGEPETRKGVRFERSVHVAAEKLGLSGILDMVEHDIQTGRLKPVEYKRGKPKPEPFDEIQLCAQAMCLEEMTGQSVSEGALWYMQTRHRVPVAFSDGLRVQTLDVIRKVRELLDSGITPPPEYGKRCKACSLVEICQPQLLERDRSKGYVAGLFGYSILFWGN from the coding sequence ATGGAAAACATTTCCCTTTCCGCCCTGCAACACTACGCCTTCTGCCCGCGCCAATGCGCGCTGATCCACAACGAACAGGCGTGGGCGGAGAATTTTCTCACCGCACAGGGCAGGGCGTTGCATGAGCGGGTGGATTCGGGCGAGCCGGAAACGCGCAAGGGCGTGCGCTTTGAACGCAGCGTGCATGTTGCGGCGGAAAAGCTGGGGCTGAGCGGCATACTCGATATGGTCGAACACGATATTCAGACCGGCCGTCTGAAACCCGTGGAATACAAACGCGGCAAGCCCAAGCCCGAGCCGTTCGACGAAATCCAGCTGTGCGCGCAGGCGATGTGTTTGGAGGAGATGACGGGGCAGAGCGTCAGCGAAGGCGCGCTGTGGTATATGCAGACCCGCCACCGCGTGCCTGTTGCGTTTTCAGACGGCCTCAGGGTGCAGACGCTGGACGTTATCCGCAAGGTACGCGAACTGCTGGACAGCGGTATCACACCGCCGCCCGAATACGGCAAACGCTGCAAAGCCTGTTCGCTGGTGGAGATTTGTCAGCCGCAGTTGCTGGAAAGGGATAGGTCGAAAGGGTATGTGGCGGGATTGTTCGGCTATTCTATTCTTTTTTGGGGAAATTAA